The Corallococcus soli DNA window CCGCCTCGTAGGCCGGGCCCACCACGGCGGGCTTGCCGCCGGCCAGCTCCTCCGCGCGCGCCATCCAGTAGCGGGCCTGCGGCGCGAGGCTCGTCTTCGGATACGCCGTCACCATCGCGTCCAGCGCCAGCTTCGCCTGCGGGTACTGCTCCAGCCGCAGGTGCGCCAGGGCCCGGAACCACATCGCCTCGTCGCGGCGGCGCGAACCCTTGTAGCGCTTCTCGTAGTCCGCGAAGGACTTCGCCGCTTCCTCGAAGCGTCCGCCCTGCAGGTCCAGCCACGCGGCGAAGAACGCGCCTTCCTCACCCGCGGCCTGGGACGGATAGGCCTTGTCCAGCGCCGCCATCAGCTCGCGCGCCTTCGCGTTGTCATCCGAGCGCAGCGCCCGGCGCGCCACCACCAGCGCGGCCTCCGCGGCGATGGCCGGCGGACCCTTGCGCGCCACCGCGAGCGCCTTCGCCGCCTCGTCGGGCTTGCCGCGCGCGAAGAGCACCTGCGCCCGGAGCAGCGCCACCTGCGCCTGCGCGGGAGCGCCCTTCACCAGCGAGCGCTTCTCCGCCGTCTCCAGCTCCTCCTGGGCCCGGGTCGCCGCGCCGGCGGAGAGGAAGCCCCGGGCGCGCTGGAGGTGGTCGGGGAGCGTCAGCTTCACCGCCGGCTTCAGCGCGGCCAGCTTCTCCAGCGCCTCGTCCGCGTAGGGGTGGGTGGGGAAGCGCAGCGCCACGGCCTTCAGGTCCGCGCGCAGGCCCGCGGCGTTGCCGGTGGCCGCGCGCGTCGTCGCCCGCTGGAAGAGCAGCTCCGGGGTGGGCTGCGCGGTCGCCGCGGACTCCAGCACCGGGGCCGCGTCCTTGGGGCGGTGGGCCTCCAGCAGGGCCTCGCCCAGGCGGGCGCGCGCGCGCACCGCGAGGGACGGGGAGGCCTTCTCCAGCGCCCGCTCGAAGTCCCCGGCCGCGCCGTTGGGGTCGCCCGCGTAGAAGCGCGCCTGACCCAGGTAGAAGGCCTGGAAGGCCTCCAGGGGGGGCGGGGCGGCGTGGCGGGCGAGCAGGTCCCGGGCCAGGGCCGCGTCGCCGTCGGAGAGGACCAGGGTGCCGGCGAGCAGGCCCAGGCGGCCGGCGTCGGGGCACTTCTTGGACTCACAGGCGGCGAGCTCCGCCTGGGCGAGGGCGGCCGCGTCGGGCCGATGCAGGCGGACGGCCTCCAGTGTCGCCGGTGACTGCCCCAGCGCCACCCCCGTCACCCAACCCGCCACCCAGCCGGTCCAACTCATGGAATCTTCCTTTCACATCGCGGCCTTGCGGCAACGGAACGAGAGGTTTGAAGTCGACATTCCCCACCAGGTGGGCGGGGGTCGGTTTGACAGTCGGCCCGACAAGTCCTAGATCCCGCGCCCACGGGCTGGTCCCGAGGGGTTGTCCACCCGTTGCGCAAGCCGGAGGGAATCCTTACGTTGCGCCGCCGTTGAGCGCTACTCCGGACCGTCGTGTCAGCCGGACCTGTCGTCGGTAGCACCGCTCGTTCACAGACCTCGGGGGGGGAAACAGCTCATAGGGGAGGCTCCATGAAGCCGTGTCCATCCGATCTGCCGCAGACCATCAATCCCGAAGCCGGCCCCAAGCGGGCAGGCGTCGAGACGCATCGCAACCTGAACTGCAACCACTACGACAACTGCCTCGATGAGGCCGTGCGTCGTGGGTGGCAGTCGTTCACGTGCATGAAGTGCCCGATGTACGCCAACCTCGCGCCTCCGCAGATGGGGCTCGAGGCCTATGCGACCCAGCGTCGCCCCGTCTAGTTATCGACGGGCGCGCCCTTTTGTTTCGGGCGCGTGATGCTGTTTTCCGGCCACGCCCGAAGGGGGTCGTGGCCGGAAGTCCGCGTGGACATCCCTTCGTCGCGCCTCCGCCCCCGACCTTCCGGCCAGGGACCCCGGCTGGCGGCCCTGCGCTTCATCAGGGCCAGGAAGGGCGTCCCACGAGGGGCACCCAGGGTTTTCAGCGAACCGCGGCGTAGATGACGGCCACCCAGTACTGCCCCTGGCCGAAGCGCTTGGAGTTTCCTCGCACCAGTCCCACGCCCACGCGGGTGTTGGTGGCGGTGGCGAGGCTGCGGGACTCAGGCAGCGCGCCCGGGTCTCCCACGACGAAGAAGTCCACCGACGCCGTGCCCGCGTCGGGGAGCACCGAGAACACCCGCTCGTGCAAGGGAGACGGATCTTCCGCTCCGGCGGACGGTTCGTCCTGCGCGAGCGAGCGCCGGGCGTGTTCGCGCGCCAGTCGCTCCAGCGCATCGCTGCGCACCAGCGGCGGCAGCTTGAGCGTGGCGCGGTGCCGGGCCAGCGCCTCGTATGCATCCGACAGCGGATCCGCGGAGGCCGCCGCGCCGGGCGAGGCCGCGGTGAAGACCTCCGTGACGATGGCCTGGTCGCGCCCGTCGAGCTTCTGGAACGCCACGCCCACGCCCATGAAGCGGAACGCGGGGTCCATCAGGTTCTTGCGGTGGCCGGGGCTGTGCTCGATGCCGAAGTGCGCGGCGAGCGGACCCGCCGCGAGCCCCAGGTTCTCCCCGGCGCGGACGTAGCGCGTGCCCTCCGGGAGCCGGCGCGTGAGGGTGGAGCCGTCCGGCGCGATGTGGGCGAAGAAGCCCTCGTTGGCCATGCGCGTGCTGTAGCGCAGCGCCACGTCCTCCAGCGTGGTGTCCGGCGCGAGCTCCGGCAGGTG harbors:
- a CDS encoding transglycosylase SLT domain-containing protein, with translation MSWTGWVAGWVTGVALGQSPATLEAVRLHRPDAAALAQAELAACESKKCPDAGRLGLLAGTLVLSDGDAALARDLLARHAAPPPLEAFQAFYLGQARFYAGDPNGAAGDFERALEKASPSLAVRARARLGEALLEAHRPKDAAPVLESAATAQPTPELLFQRATTRAATGNAAGLRADLKAVALRFPTHPYADEALEKLAALKPAVKLTLPDHLQRARGFLSAGAATRAQEELETAEKRSLVKGAPAQAQVALLRAQVLFARGKPDEAAKALAVARKGPPAIAAEAALVVARRALRSDDNAKARELMAALDKAYPSQAAGEEGAFFAAWLDLQGGRFEEAAKSFADYEKRYKGSRRRDEAMWFRALAHLRLEQYPQAKLALDAMVTAYPKTSLAPQARYWMARAEELAGGKPAVVGPAYEAVISAAPASFYALLASERLRELGRTPPAAFPQPPKQLTLPRPPELELAVALTRAGLFRDAADEVQSRVSGLRSADQALPFAHALLQLGEYGHAHSVAARHLWGRAFGAKAPDALAAFYPRAFAKAVEAEATRQALDPFFVWAIMRRESAFRPEVMSAADARGLMQIIPPTATEIALKMSEPAPAPADLFAPERNIRYGAWYLAQLMKRFAHPALAAAAYNAGPKAAVRWTQERGSLPLDLFVESIPYRETRGYVKQVLADLYLYHRFYEKDGTQARLTMTVPAPATDGVSF